One genomic region from Chiloscyllium plagiosum isolate BGI_BamShark_2017 chromosome 21, ASM401019v2, whole genome shotgun sequence encodes:
- the lyrm1 gene encoding LYR motif containing protein 1 isoform X2 — protein MLERRRARGGRCVRRRVNCGRMLHLKKMTLATRCEVLGLYRRIFRIARTWQSLSGQTEDTLKEKDYIITEARTLFKKNKNLTDAEAIKICIQECQTRIEMGLHYRIPYPRPIHLPPMGLADKKGRKFKLQERLRKIAKPVYLQSHEEIFQGEYT, from the exons ATGTTAG AAAGACGACGAGCTCGAGGTGGTCGGTGTGTCCGGCGGAGAGTGAACTGCGGGCGGATGCTTCATCTGAAAAAG ATGACATTAGCAACAAGATGTGAGGTGCTTGGTCTTTATCGAAGAATTTTCAGAATAGCAAGAACATGGCAGTCACTATCGGGACAAACAGAGGACACTTTGAAAGAAAAAGATTACATCATCACAGAAGCCAgaacattgttcaaaaaaaataaaaat TTAACAGATGCAGAAGCAATTAAAATCTGCATACAGGAATGTCAAACAAGGATAGAAATGG GACTACATTACAGAATTCCATATCCCAGACCA ATACATTTGCCTCCTATGGGACTTGCTGATAAAAAGGGACGTAAATTTAAACTGCAAGAAAGGCTGAGAAAAATTGCTAAACCAGTTTATCTACAATCACACGAGGAGAT TTTTCAAGGTGAATATACCTGA
- the lyrm1 gene encoding LYR motif containing protein 1 isoform X4 — translation MLHLKKQMTLATRCEVLGLYRRIFRIARTWQSLSGQTEDTLKEKDYIITEARTLFKKNKNLTDAEAIKICIQECQTRIEMGLHYRIPYPRPIHLPPMGLADKKGRKFKLQERLRKIAKPVYLQSHEEIFQGEYT, via the exons ATGCTTCATCTGAAAAAG CAGATGACATTAGCAACAAGATGTGAGGTGCTTGGTCTTTATCGAAGAATTTTCAGAATAGCAAGAACATGGCAGTCACTATCGGGACAAACAGAGGACACTTTGAAAGAAAAAGATTACATCATCACAGAAGCCAgaacattgttcaaaaaaaataaaaat TTAACAGATGCAGAAGCAATTAAAATCTGCATACAGGAATGTCAAACAAGGATAGAAATGG GACTACATTACAGAATTCCATATCCCAGACCA ATACATTTGCCTCCTATGGGACTTGCTGATAAAAAGGGACGTAAATTTAAACTGCAAGAAAGGCTGAGAAAAATTGCTAAACCAGTTTATCTACAATCACACGAGGAGAT TTTTCAAGGTGAATATACCTGA
- the lyrm1 gene encoding LYR motif containing protein 1 isoform X1: protein MLERRRARGGRCVRRRVNCGRMLHLKKQMTLATRCEVLGLYRRIFRIARTWQSLSGQTEDTLKEKDYIITEARTLFKKNKNLTDAEAIKICIQECQTRIEMGLHYRIPYPRPIHLPPMGLADKKGRKFKLQERLRKIAKPVYLQSHEEIFQGEYT, encoded by the exons ATGTTAG AAAGACGACGAGCTCGAGGTGGTCGGTGTGTCCGGCGGAGAGTGAACTGCGGGCGGATGCTTCATCTGAAAAAG CAGATGACATTAGCAACAAGATGTGAGGTGCTTGGTCTTTATCGAAGAATTTTCAGAATAGCAAGAACATGGCAGTCACTATCGGGACAAACAGAGGACACTTTGAAAGAAAAAGATTACATCATCACAGAAGCCAgaacattgttcaaaaaaaataaaaat TTAACAGATGCAGAAGCAATTAAAATCTGCATACAGGAATGTCAAACAAGGATAGAAATGG GACTACATTACAGAATTCCATATCCCAGACCA ATACATTTGCCTCCTATGGGACTTGCTGATAAAAAGGGACGTAAATTTAAACTGCAAGAAAGGCTGAGAAAAATTGCTAAACCAGTTTATCTACAATCACACGAGGAGAT TTTTCAAGGTGAATATACCTGA
- the lyrm1 gene encoding LYR motif containing protein 1 isoform X3, which yields MLERRRARGGRCVRRRVNCGRMLHLKKQMTLATRCEVLGLYRRIFRIARTWQSLSGQTEDTLKEKDYIITEARTLFKKNKNLTDAEAIKICIQECQTRIEMGLHYRIPYPRPIHLPPMGLADKKGRKFKLQERLRKIAKPVYLQSHEEM from the exons ATGTTAG AAAGACGACGAGCTCGAGGTGGTCGGTGTGTCCGGCGGAGAGTGAACTGCGGGCGGATGCTTCATCTGAAAAAG CAGATGACATTAGCAACAAGATGTGAGGTGCTTGGTCTTTATCGAAGAATTTTCAGAATAGCAAGAACATGGCAGTCACTATCGGGACAAACAGAGGACACTTTGAAAGAAAAAGATTACATCATCACAGAAGCCAgaacattgttcaaaaaaaataaaaat TTAACAGATGCAGAAGCAATTAAAATCTGCATACAGGAATGTCAAACAAGGATAGAAATGG GACTACATTACAGAATTCCATATCCCAGACCA ATACATTTGCCTCCTATGGGACTTGCTGATAAAAAGGGACGTAAATTTAAACTGCAAGAAAGGCTGAGAAAAATTGCTAAACCAGTTTATCTACAATCACACGAGGAGATGTAA